A single genomic interval of Camelina sativa cultivar DH55 chromosome 11, Cs, whole genome shotgun sequence harbors:
- the LOC104725658 gene encoding monocopper oxidase-like protein SKS2, producing the protein MAATDFVSRFLVFVCLALLFSFSLAGDPYVSYDFTLSYITASPLGVPQQVIAVNGKFPGPVINATTNYNVDVNVINHLDEPLLLTWPGVQMRRDSWQDGVLGTNCPIPPKWNFTYDFQLKDQIGSYFYSPSLNFQRASGGFGAIIINNRDLVPIPFPKPDGEIIFIIGDWYTQNHTALRSLLDSGKELGMPDGVLINGKGPFKYNSSVPDGIEHETINVNPGKTYRIRVHNVGISTSLNFRIQNHKLLLIETEGRYTSQMNFTDFDVHVGQSYSFLVTMDQNATSDYYIVASARFVNETVWQRVTGVGILHYSNSKGPASGPLPVPATDVYHPWSAMNQPRAIKQNTSAGGARPNPQGSFHYGQINITSTYILRSLPPTKINGKVRATLNGISFVNPSTPMRLADHHKVKGDYKLDFPDRPLDDRHPRLDNSIINATYKGFIQVIFQNNDTKIQSFHMDGSSFYVVGMDFGIWSEDRKGSYNNWDAISRSTVEVYPGAWTAVLVSLDNVGVWNIRVENLDRWYLGQETYMRIVNPEENGSTEMDPPPNVLYCGALQTLQKEQHHSSAAKSIPNGPAKLIFSTMIIFLASSWSFC; encoded by the exons TCCTCAACAG GTTATAGCCGTCAATGGGAAATTTCCAGGTCCGGTGATTAATGCGACTACAAACTACAATGTTGATGTTAACGTAATCAATCATTTGGATGAGCCTCTTTTACTCACTTG gcCTGGTGTTCAGATGCGGCGTGACTCGTGGCAAGACGGTGTTCTTGGCACAAACTGTCCAATTCCTCCTAAATGGAACTTCACTTATGATTTTCAGTTGAAAGATCAGATTGGAAGTTATTTCTACTCTCCTTCACTTAACTTTCAGAGAGCTTCTGGTGGTTTTGGTGCTATCATAATCAACAACCGTGACCTTGTTCCCATTCCTTTCCCTAAGCCTGATGGAGAGATCATTTTCATTATTGGTGATTGGTATACTCAGAACCATACA gcATTAAGGAGTCTACTTGACTCTGGTAAAGAACTTGGGATGCCGGATGGAGTTCTCATCAATGGGAAGGGTCCTTTCAAGTACAATAGCAGTGTCCCTGATGGAATTGAACATGAAACCATTAATGTTAATCCAG GGAAAACATACAGGATCAGAGTTCACAATGTTGGTATCTCGACAAGCTTGAACTTCAGGATTCAGAACCACAAATTGCTCTTGATTGAAACTGAGGGTCGCTACACCTCCCAAATGAACTTCACAGATTTCGATGTTCATGTGGGACAGTCTTACTCTTTCTTGGTCACCATGGACCAAAACGCTACAAGCGACTACTACATTGTGGCGAGTGCTAGATTTGTTAATGAAACAGTGTGGCAAAGAGTCACAGGTGTTGGCATTCTCCATTATTCCAATTCCAAAGGACCTGCTTCTGGTCCTCTGCCAGTTCCAGCAACTGACGTTTATCACCCTTGGTCCGCAATGAACCAACCAAGAGCCATAAA GCAAAACACATCTGCAGGTGGAGCTCGTCCAAATCCGCAAGGATCATTTCACTACGGACAGATAAATATCACAAGCACATACATCTTGAGGAGTTTGCCTCCAACAAAAATCAATGGGAAAGTTCGTGCAACGCTTAATGGTATTTCATTTGTCAATCCAAGCACCCCCATGAGGCTTGCAGATCACCATAAAGTGAAAGGAGATTATAAGTTAGATTTCCCAGACAGACCACTTGATGATAGGCATCCACGACTAGACAATTCTATCATCAACGCTACATACAAGGGCTTTATACAAGTTATCTTCCAGAACAATGACACCAAAATCCAGAGCTTTCATATGGACGGATCTTCGTTTTACGTGGTTGG GATGGACTTTGGTATATGGTCAGAAGACAGGAAAGGTTCATATAACAACTGGGATGCAATATCACGAAGCACGGTTGAG GTTTATCCAGGGGCATGGACTGCTGTACTTGTTTCCCTCGATAATGTCGGAGTTTGGAATATCCGAGTTGAGAATCTTGACAGATGGTATCTTGGCCAAGAAACATACATGCGAATTGTAAACCCCGAGGAGAACGGAAGTACGGAAATGGATCCGCCTCCAAATGTTCTGTACTGTGGTGCTCTTCAGACCTTGCAAAA GGAACAACATCACAGCTCTGCTGCGAAATCAATACCAAATGGACCGGCGAAACTAATTTTCAGCACGAtgattatatttcttgcctCGTCTTGGTCTTTTTGCTGA
- the LOC104725657 gene encoding probable pectinesterase/pectinesterase inhibitor 59, which produces MMLLKFSFLSLHLLLLSLLCLRPLTTLADGNSTTGQGIDRWCDKTPYPDPCKCYFKKHNGFRQPTQLSEFRVMLVEAAMDRAVSARDELTNSGRNCTDCKKQAVLTDCIDLYGDTIMQLNRTLQGVSQKATERCTDFDAQTWLSTALTNIETCRRGSSDFNVSDFITPIVSNTKISNLISNCLAVNGALLPAVNNGTTTADFPTWVSTKDRRLLRTVRANLVVAKDGSGQFNTVQAAIDVAGRRRSMSKRFVIYVKRGIYQENINVRLNNDNIMLVGDGMRSTIITGGRSVQGGYTTYNSATAGIEGLHFIAKGIAFRNTAGPAKGQAVALRSSSDLSIFYKCSIEGYQDTLMVHSQRQFYRECYIYGTVDFIFGNAAAVFQNCLILPRRPLKGQANVITAQGRADPFQNTGISIHNSQIIPAPDLKPVLSSVKTYMGRPWMKYSRTVVLQTYIDTVVSPVGWSPWIEGSVFGLDTLFYAEYKNTGPASSTRWRVRWKGFHVLGRASDASAFTVGKFIAGAAWLPRTGIPFTSGL; this is translated from the exons ATGATGTTGCTAAAATTCTCTTTTCTATCTCTACATTTACTATTACTATCACTACTCTGCCTCCGTCCTCTCACCACCTTAGCCGATGGCAATTCCACAACCGGTCAAGGTATTGACCGGTGGTGCGATAAAACTCCATACCCGGATCCATGCAAATGCTACTTCAAGAAGCACAATGGTTTTCGACAGCCGACACAACTATCCGAGTTCCGAGTAATGCTGGTGGAAGCAGCTATGGATCGGGCCGTATCAGCTCGGGACGAGTTGACTAATTCCGGCCGGAACTGCACAGATTGCAAGAAACAAGCCGTTTTGACAGACTGCATTGACCTATATGGAGACACGATCATGCAACTAAACCGGACGCTGCAAGGCGTGTCTCAAAAAGCCACGGAACGCTGCACCGACTTCGACGCTCAAACATGGCTGAGTACCGCACTTACCAACATAGAGACTTGCCGACGCGGTTCATCCGATTTCAACGTCTCAGATTTCATCACACCCATCGTTTCAAACACCAAAATCTCCAACCTCATCAGTAACTGCTTAGCCGTCAACGGAGCCCTCTTGCCCGCCGTGAACAACGGAACCACCACCGCTGATTTTCCAACGTGGGTTTCCACTAAAGATAGAAGACTTTTGAGAACCGTTCGAGCCAACCTCGTGGTGGCCAAAGACGGATCGGGACAGTTCAATACGGTGCAAGCGGCTATTGACGTGGCCGGACGAAGAAGGTCAATGTCAAAGAGATTCGTAATATACGTGAAAAGAGGGATatatcaagaaaacataaacGTACGTTTAAATAATGATAACATAATGTTGGTCGGAGATGGAATGAGATCCACCATTATCACCGGTGGTCGAAGTGTCCAAGGAGGTTACACCACTTACAACTCCGCTACTGCCG GTATTGAGGGACTTCACTTCATTGCCAAAGGCATAGCGTTTCGGAATACAGCTGGTCCAGCCAAGGGACAGGCCGTGGCACTTCGGTCATCGTCGGACCTCTCAATCTTCTACAAATGCTCGATTGAAGGATACCAAGACACACTGATGGTCCATTCGCAACGCCAGTTTTACCGCGAGTGCTACATCTATGGAACAGTCGATTTCATCTTTGGAAATGCAGCTGCCGTTTTCCAAAACTGTCTCATCCTCCCTCGCCGGCCACTTAAAGGTCAAGCCAATGTAATAACCGCACAAGGTCGTGCTGATCCGTTTCAAAACACAGGGATCTCTATCCATAACTCACAAATCATACCGGCTCCTGACCTAAAACCGGTGCTCAGTAGCGTTAAGACTTATATGGGCCGGCCTTGGATGAAGTACTCACGCACCGTAGTTCTTCAGACGTATATAGATACAGTTGTGAGTCCGGTCGGGTGGTCTCCCTGGATTGAAGGTTCGGTGTTTGGTCTTGACACTCTGTTCTACGCAGAGTATAAGAATACCGGACCAGCTTCATCCACAAGGTGGCGTGTCCGTTGGAAAGGGTTTCATGTGTTGGGTAGAGCTTCCGATGCATCTGCTTTCACTGTTGGGAAATTTATCGCCGGGGCTGCGTGGCTCCCACGCACGGGAATACCCTTCACTTCCGGACTCTAG
- the LOC104725659 gene encoding probable pectinesterase/pectinesterase inhibitor 60 — protein sequence MMNMITHKISFLLLHSLLLCLRPLTSLADGNSTGIDPWCDQTPYPYPCKRYFIKHSGFEQPTQISEFRVLLVEAAMDRAVSARNKLTNSSKNCTDCKKQAVLSDCLDLYGDTVMQLNRTFQGVSSKTSVGKRCTDFDAQTWLSTALTNTETCRRGSSDLNVTDFVTPIVSNTKISHLISNCLAINGALLTAGKNESTTGTDKRGFPTWVSRKERRLLQSQSVRANIVVAKDGSGHFKTVQAAIDLAGRRKVTSGRFVIYVKRGIYQENIDVRLSNDNVMLIGDGMRYTIITGGRSVKGGYTTYSSATAGIEGLHFIAKGIAFRNTAGPAKGQAVALRSSSDLSIFFRCSIEGYQDTLMVHSQRQFYRECYIYGTVDFIFGNAAVVLQNCIILPRRPLKGQANVITAQGRSDLFQNTGISIHNSMILPASDLKPVVRSVKTYMGRPWMKYSRTVVLRTYIDTVVSPVGWSTWTKGSTYGLDTLFYAEYKNIGPASSTRWRVRWKGFHVLSKASDASAFTVGKFIAGTAWLPRTGIPFTSGL from the exons ATGATGAATATGATCACGcacaaaatctcttttttattactacATTCATTATTACTCTGCCTCCGTCCTCTCACCAGCTTAGCCGACGGCAATTCTACCGGCATTGACCCGTGGTGCGACCAAACTCCATACCCTTATCCATGCAAACGCTACTTCATAAAACACAGCGGTTTTGAACAGCCAACACAAATATCCGAGTTCCGAGTACTACTCGTGGAAGCAGCCATGGATCGGGCCGTATCCGCTCGGAACAAATTGACTAATTCCAGCAAGAACTGCACTGACTGCAAGAAACAAGCTGTCTTGTCAGATTGCCTTGACCTCTATGGAGACACTGTCATGCAGCTAAACCGCACGTTCCAGGGCGTGTCTTCAAAAACCAGTGTCGGGAAACGGTGCACTGACTTCGACGCTCAGACGTGGCTGAGCACCGCGCTAACAAACACCGAGACTTGCCGACGCGGCTCCTCCGATCTCAACGTCACGGATTTTGTAACACCCATCGTTTCAAACACTAAAATCTCCCATCTCATCAGCAACTGCTTAGCCATCAACGGAGCCCTCTTGACCGCCGGAAAAAACGAGAGCACCACCGGTACTGATAAGAGGGGTTTTCCGACGTGGGTTTCCCGTAAAGAGAGGAGACTTCTGCAATCGCAATCGGTGCGTGCCAACATCGTGGTGGCCAAAGATGGATCGGGACATTTCAAGACGGTGCAAGCGGCTATTGACTTGGCTGGACGGAGAAAGGTGACGTCAGGGAGGTTCGTTATATACGTGAAGAGAGGGATATATCAAGAAAACATAGACGTACGTCTCAGTAACGATAACGTAATGTTGATCGGAGATGGAATGAGATACACCATTATCACCGGTGGTCGAAGTGTTAAAGGAGGTTATACCACTTACAGTTCCGCCACTGCcg GTATCGAGGGACTTCACTTCATAGCAAAAGGCATAGCGTTCCGGAACACCGCCGGTCCGGCCAAGGGACAGGCCGTGGCACTCAGGTCATCCTCGGACCTTTCAATCTTCTTTAGATGCTCAATCGAAGGATACCAAGACACATTAATGGTCCATTCGCAACGCCAGTTTTACCGAGAGTGCTACATCTATGGAACAGTCGATTTCATCTTTGGAAACGCAGCCGTCGTTCTTCAAAACTGTATTATCCTCCCTCGCCGACCACTTAAAGGTCAAGCCAATGTAATAACTGCGCAAGGTCGTTCTGATCTATTTCAGAACACGGGGATCTCTATCCATAACTCAATGATCCTACCGGCTTCTGATCTAAAACCGGTGGTTCGTAGCGTTAAGACATATATGGGACGTCCTTGGATGAAGTACTCGCGCACTGTAGTTCTTAGGACGTATATAGATACTGTTGTGAGTCCCGTAGGGTGGTCTACATGGACTAAAGGTTCGACATATGGTCTCGACACGCTGTTCTACGCGGAATATAAGAATATCGGACCGGCTTCATCCACGAGGTGGCGTGTCCGTTGGAAAGGGTTTCATGTGTTGAGTAAAGCTTCCGATGCATCTGCTTTTACAGTCGGAAAATTCATCGCCGGTACTGCATGGCTCCCACGCACTGGCATACCCTTCACTTCCGGACTCTGA
- the LOC109124678 gene encoding uncharacterized protein LOC109124678 → MQQRKPTAGRPSGTDGSDFSYRMVVDSRYTKVTKEKARLRPLIFVQAAIYLIGVSCAFLTTSKKDEMNTLAIAAAAAGFVSSLIGELGCRRSRVNLLRLYTAASTIVMVLSVFCAVRSRLTMEERDSSGTTAKLELVGFICAQLGAVVQIFVIVVTGSLVSNMSPPTKAA, encoded by the exons ATGCAGCAGAGAAAGCCGACGGCGGGAAGACCCAGTGGTACCGATGGATCAGATTTCTCATACCGCATGGTCGTTGACTCTC GATACACGAAGGTCACTAAAGAAAAAGCTCGTCTCCGTCCTTTGATCTTTGTTCAG GCTGCGATTTATTTAATCGGAGTATCGTGTGCGTTTCTGACAACTTCAAAAAAGGATGAGATGAACACCCTTGCAATTGCAGCAGCTGCTGCTGGCTTTGTGTCTTCATTGATAGGAGAATTAG GTTGCAGACGCAGCAGAGTAAACCTTTTGAGGCTCTACACGGCTGCCTCTACCATTGTTATGGTTCTTTCCGTGTTTTGTGCTGTTAGGAGCAGATTAACAATGGAG GAACGGGATAGCTCGGGAACAACAGCGAAGCTTGAGCTCGTAGGGTTCATTTGTGCTCAATTAG GAGCGGTAGTGCAGATATTCGTGATCGTCGTTACGGGTTCCCTTGTCAGTAACATGTCTCCACCTACGAAAGCAGCATAG